The Thermococcus sp. genome contains a region encoding:
- a CDS encoding molybdopterin-binding protein yields the protein NSVMLESLVRKYFGEPVFYGVFPDDEEDIRGAIERAKNENDLILVTGGSAFGDKDFAHRFVKLLFHGTTIKPGRPIGYGERIFIMSGYPAAVFAQFHLYVKHALAELVGAKNYEVRVKATLTERASSQLGRHEFVKVWYENGEARPIKKKGSGIISSLVESNGYIVIPEDSEGYLEGETVEAVLY from the coding sequence AACTCGGTGATGCTGGAAAGCCTCGTAAGGAAGTACTTCGGTGAGCCAGTCTTTTACGGAGTCTTTCCTGACGACGAAGAAGATATAAGGGGCGCAATAGAGAGGGCCAAGAATGAGAACGACCTCATTTTGGTTACCGGAGGTTCTGCCTTCGGCGATAAGGACTTCGCCCACCGCTTCGTCAAACTCCTTTTCCATGGAACGACGATAAAACCGGGGAGACCCATAGGCTATGGCGAGCGGATCTTCATAATGAGTGGTTATCCAGCGGCTGTCTTTGCCCAGTTCCACCTCTACGTCAAACATGCCCTGGCAGAGCTCGTCGGTGCTAAGAACTACGAGGTTCGCGTTAAAGCAACGCTCACCGAGCGTGCATCAAGCCAGCTCGGAAGACACGAGTTCGTGAAGGTGTGGTACGAGAACGGGGAAGCCAGACCGATCAAAAAGAAGGGCAGCGGAATAATAAGCTCGCTCGTGGAGAGCAACGGTTATATAGTTATCCCGGAGGACAGTGAGGGGTACCTCGAGGGAGAGACCGTGGAAGCCGTGCTCTACTGA
- a CDS encoding DUF835 domain-containing protein, whose protein sequence is MAVLQQVVMAEGVVVMIADLTAMFLILRIYLKNRRKAALIFSLAWFFDFIAILLSAFGSPTLNELSYISLTLFSAFLLYGAAKFLEEESLKVPRDSIYILIPMPTVFMLYMLGVYAYTKDAVWTTTAAASLGITGMFVITAGMLLRETVDIYKSAARYLYISIVLFGFHLVPAALFGIHEWYAPIGFSMSTTLIVLMVMFMLRLMSSESFMNVKPVEASETPIEPGVMIINTEEYGKIKDKLKDVPVLAFIRDVTDVPKAWRFYFVTTVPFNDKIKETIIPTNLARITEVSYRYLQETSKAGGRGIVLMDCIEYLLVYNPPDSVMKFLAKLRDFVVVNNGTLILVVDNMSLGEKLFAQLHKLVG, encoded by the coding sequence ATGGCGGTGCTGCAGCAGGTGGTGATGGCTGAGGGCGTTGTAGTTATGATCGCCGACCTAACCGCCATGTTTCTCATCCTCAGGATATACCTCAAGAACAGGAGAAAGGCCGCGCTGATATTTTCACTTGCGTGGTTCTTTGATTTCATTGCCATACTGCTGAGTGCGTTTGGGTCTCCAACCCTCAATGAGCTCAGCTACATCTCTCTCACGTTGTTCTCAGCGTTTCTCCTTTACGGGGCCGCGAAGTTTCTGGAGGAAGAATCCCTCAAAGTGCCACGCGACTCGATCTACATTCTCATTCCAATGCCAACCGTATTTATGCTCTACATGCTTGGGGTCTATGCGTACACCAAAGATGCTGTGTGGACCACCACGGCGGCTGCTTCCCTCGGCATAACGGGGATGTTTGTTATAACGGCCGGGATGCTCCTCAGGGAGACCGTTGATATATACAAGAGCGCTGCCCGATATCTATACATAAGCATCGTGCTCTTTGGATTCCATCTGGTTCCCGCCGCCCTTTTCGGCATCCACGAGTGGTACGCGCCCATAGGGTTTTCCATGTCAACAACCCTGATAGTCCTGATGGTAATGTTTATGCTGAGACTGATGTCCTCCGAATCCTTCATGAACGTGAAACCGGTTGAAGCCTCAGAGACCCCAATTGAACCCGGTGTTATGATAATTAACACTGAAGAATACGGGAAAATCAAAGACAAGCTCAAAGACGTTCCGGTTCTCGCTTTTATAAGGGATGTTACCGACGTTCCAAAGGCATGGCGCTTCTACTTCGTCACCACCGTTCCCTTCAACGACAAGATCAAAGAGACCATAATCCCCACGAACCTCGCCAGGATAACCGAGGTTTCTTATCGGTACCTGCAGGAGACCTCGAAGGCTGGAGGTAGGGGTATAGTGCTCATGGATTGCATTGAGTACCTGCTGGTGTACAACCCACCTGACAGCGTTATGAAGTTCCTCGCGAAGCTCCGGGACTTCGTCGTGGTAAACAACGGCACCCTGATACTCGTCGTTGACAACATGAGTCTGGGGGAGAAGCTCTTCGCTCAACTTCATAAGCTGGTCGGTTGA
- a CDS encoding phenylacetate--CoA ligase family protein, whose product MIAGRVAKEDLSDLRYTLERALETTEFWRRKFHGVDVDGITPSRLSELTETVNITPHDLYRTDEVWPEYIRRGTVFHAVMRTSGTTGKPKRVPYTRDDRFRTGRQIEPWVREYMDRGDRIASFFPPLPSSSGMFAYGGFEAITAKAAYYQIPIQYLLDKNMLLSELRDIKPTALFCLTATAYNLGLILPESIKKDIQTIVVGGETLTPELAKATLELFEDAVIVDNFGSTEDAITGYRVVKSGKTTPFTFPDSAVILKDNNDGYSEYKRMYITKVMHEGELTGLPLFNYDIGDLARIADGRVMNIIRVKDVVSLAGAKLHIDQVMEIVYNHPNLLDFVMIYHPLSPENPKPKVIIRVAYREKKPPGIEDEVRELIYEANNPVRYEVEESKQAELIIEAVPPENLRADLPQRLGKTKRIYIVGRDL is encoded by the coding sequence ATGATTGCAGGTAGAGTCGCTAAGGAGGACCTCTCCGATTTAAGGTACACCCTTGAGAGGGCCCTTGAAACAACGGAGTTCTGGAGAAGGAAATTCCATGGGGTAGACGTGGATGGTATAACACCATCCCGGCTCTCGGAACTTACCGAAACCGTTAACATCACACCCCACGATCTCTACAGAACCGATGAGGTCTGGCCCGAGTACATCAGGAGGGGTACCGTGTTCCACGCCGTGATGAGGACAAGTGGAACCACCGGGAAGCCCAAGCGCGTTCCCTACACGCGGGACGACAGGTTCAGGACAGGAAGACAGATCGAACCCTGGGTGCGGGAGTATATGGACAGGGGGGATCGGATCGCCTCGTTCTTCCCGCCGCTACCCTCCTCCTCCGGTATGTTCGCGTACGGCGGATTTGAAGCCATCACCGCAAAGGCCGCGTACTACCAGATCCCCATACAGTACCTCTTGGATAAGAACATGCTCCTAAGCGAGCTCAGGGACATAAAACCAACCGCCCTCTTCTGCTTGACCGCGACGGCCTACAACCTCGGCCTTATTCTCCCAGAGAGTATAAAGAAAGACATCCAGACAATAGTGGTCGGGGGAGAGACGCTAACGCCGGAACTCGCCAAGGCCACCTTGGAGCTCTTCGAGGATGCTGTTATAGTGGACAACTTCGGCTCAACCGAGGATGCGATCACTGGATATCGGGTCGTCAAAAGCGGGAAGACCACCCCGTTCACGTTCCCAGACTCGGCGGTTATCCTCAAGGACAACAACGATGGCTACTCGGAGTACAAGAGAATGTATATAACCAAGGTCATGCACGAAGGAGAGCTAACGGGGCTGCCGCTCTTCAACTACGATATAGGGGACCTAGCCAGGATAGCCGACGGGAGGGTTATGAACATCATCCGCGTCAAGGACGTTGTGAGCCTCGCGGGGGCCAAACTGCACATCGACCAGGTTATGGAGATAGTCTACAATCATCCAAACCTGCTCGACTTCGTGATGATATACCACCCACTCTCCCCAGAAAACCCGAAACCCAAGGTTATCATACGGGTGGCGTACAGAGAAAAGAAGCCGCCGGGGATAGAGGATGAGGTCAGGGAACTCATCTACGAGGCAAACAACCCCGTCAGGTACGAGGTCGAAGAGTCCAAACAGGCCGAGCTCATCATCGAAGCGGTGCCCCCCGAAAACCTTAGGGCGGACCTCCCCCAGAGGCTGGGGAAGACGAAAAGGATATACATAGTCGGCAGGGATCTCTGA
- a CDS encoding HD domain-containing protein, with amino-acid sequence MDGKIIHDGIHGSMKISGLILDLVKTPEFQRLRNIRQLGLAYLVYPGANHTRFEHSLGAWDIARRLSAEVGLDESESMLLQVGALLHDIGHGPFSHTFESIYKHYVKEHDHMRLGQDIILGRTNITEREDGGKIPEIIEAYDYDFTARDVAELILGRHGNPYLGHMLHGDVDVDQLDYLIRDAHYTGVAHGIIDMERLLKVLKIHDDELVVDEKGIEAVEGMMVARSLMYSRVYFHHTVKIAEGMLTRALEFALEEDHLWDFWRMIDCRVLVELEDLEGLPVEIVRRVKYRDLYKAAVLASADDLSAEEKRELLAAYRNVKRRQEMERALADAVGAREGEVILEFSIADLMLSEPRLKATEINVLLDDGTIEPLTKVTPLANALKRRQTPRWAVLIAAPSKYVPKVRETWRKIVFG; translated from the coding sequence ATGGATGGAAAGATCATCCACGACGGGATACACGGCAGTATGAAGATAAGCGGTCTAATCCTGGATCTCGTTAAGACACCTGAGTTTCAGCGTTTGAGGAACATACGACAGCTCGGTCTTGCCTACCTCGTTTATCCGGGCGCGAACCACACCCGTTTCGAACACTCCCTGGGGGCATGGGATATAGCAAGACGGCTCTCCGCCGAAGTTGGTCTGGATGAGAGTGAGAGCATGCTCCTCCAGGTCGGGGCGCTCCTCCATGATATCGGCCATGGGCCGTTCAGCCACACCTTTGAGAGCATCTACAAACACTACGTTAAGGAGCACGACCATATGCGCCTCGGTCAGGACATCATACTGGGCAGGACGAACATAACGGAGAGGGAGGATGGAGGCAAGATACCCGAGATAATCGAGGCATACGATTACGACTTCACGGCCAGAGACGTTGCCGAGCTGATCCTGGGCAGGCATGGAAACCCCTACCTCGGGCATATGCTCCACGGCGACGTTGACGTTGACCAGCTTGACTACCTCATAAGGGATGCACACTACACCGGCGTCGCCCACGGCATAATAGACATGGAACGACTTCTGAAGGTCCTAAAAATCCACGACGATGAACTGGTGGTTGACGAGAAGGGTATAGAAGCCGTGGAGGGCATGATGGTGGCAAGGTCCCTCATGTACTCCAGGGTCTACTTCCACCACACGGTTAAAATCGCCGAGGGTATGCTGACCAGGGCCCTGGAATTCGCCTTGGAGGAGGACCACCTATGGGACTTCTGGAGGATGATCGATTGCCGAGTTCTGGTTGAGCTGGAGGATCTGGAGGGACTGCCTGTGGAGATAGTGCGGAGAGTTAAATACCGCGATCTGTACAAGGCAGCGGTCTTGGCGAGTGCCGATGACCTGAGCGCCGAGGAGAAGAGGGAGCTTCTGGCCGCATACCGAAACGTGAAAAGAAGGCAGGAAATGGAGAGGGCTCTGGCTGATGCAGTCGGTGCGAGGGAAGGCGAAGTCATTCTGGAGTTCAGCATAGCGGACCTCATGCTCAGCGAGCCGAGGCTGAAGGCCACAGAGATAAACGTCCTCCTAGACGACGGAACGATCGAGCCCCTAACAAAGGTCACCCCACTGGCCAACGCCCTTAAAAGACGACAGACACCGAGATGGGCCGTCCTGATAGCGGCACCTTCAAAATACGTGCCAAAGGTCAGGGAGACGTGGAGAAAGATTGTATTTGGATGA
- a CDS encoding transcriptional regulator: protein MDRERLIRAVEGILRGTGYKTARLEFKGSCFDLVASRLFLLLFIKVVTNIDTVTQEQAEDLKRLSKFFNASPLIIGIKTKNSELEEGVVYDRFGIYSLRPETLYDVLVENELPAIFAERGGFYVRVNGSLLRELRERYGYSINELAKMAGVSRKSLLNYERGEQAVSIDVALRLEEIFDEPLAEPIDVLHSTVEARLDVKPETPLEQEVFERLRLLGLGVVKVKKAPFNAVSKEDKFRILTGVDEKKTSSTVKRAEMVAEVGKIINSDGVFILEKTKTQVVGEVPLIPKERLREIRDADELIDLIEELKREIKKGLFSR from the coding sequence ATGGACAGGGAAAGACTCATACGGGCTGTGGAGGGCATTCTAAGGGGTACAGGGTATAAGACCGCCCGCCTTGAGTTTAAGGGCTCCTGCTTCGACCTAGTGGCGAGCAGGTTATTCCTCCTGCTGTTCATAAAGGTGGTTACCAACATCGATACCGTGACCCAGGAGCAGGCCGAGGATCTCAAGCGCCTCTCAAAGTTCTTCAACGCATCCCCCCTCATAATCGGCATTAAAACCAAGAACTCCGAGCTGGAGGAGGGGGTGGTTTACGACCGCTTCGGCATATACTCCCTCCGGCCCGAGACCCTCTACGACGTCCTCGTTGAAAACGAACTTCCGGCGATCTTTGCCGAGCGCGGCGGCTTTTATGTCCGGGTGAACGGTAGCCTCCTGCGCGAACTCAGGGAGAGGTACGGGTACTCCATTAATGAACTTGCCAAGATGGCAGGTGTCTCCCGAAAGAGTCTCCTCAACTACGAGCGTGGGGAGCAGGCGGTTTCAATAGACGTTGCCCTCAGACTTGAGGAGATATTCGACGAACCCCTCGCGGAGCCCATAGACGTTCTGCACTCAACCGTGGAGGCGAGGCTGGACGTTAAGCCCGAAACTCCCCTTGAACAGGAGGTGTTCGAGCGTCTGCGCCTCTTGGGTCTGGGCGTTGTCAAGGTGAAGAAAGCACCGTTTAACGCAGTTTCCAAGGAGGATAAGTTCAGGATACTAACGGGGGTTGATGAGAAAAAGACGAGCTCAACCGTTAAACGGGCCGAGATGGTTGCCGAGGTTGGGAAGATCATAAACAGCGACGGAGTCTTCATACTGGAGAAGACCAAGACACAGGTCGTTGGGGAGGTCCCTCTCATACCCAAGGAGCGCCTTAGGGAGATTCGGGATGCGGATGAACTCATAGACCTCATAGAGGAGTTGAAGAGGGAGATAAAGAAAGGGTTGTTCTCCAGGTAG
- a CDS encoding GNAT family protein, whose product MRPIIIKGRLVSLGVLTREDLKRLWMWYNDRSVRSYLSFPGEVYFYEDELEWYEALRRGKKREKVFTILERSSKGLTGVVGLHGIDHENGRAEVGYFLSPEYWGRGYATEAVALALRYAFEWLNLRKVYAHVFETNLASIRVLEKNGFNLVGRWRKHQYVPGEGFVDVLMYERFRSGV is encoded by the coding sequence ATGAGACCGATAATCATCAAAGGAAGGCTCGTCTCCCTTGGAGTGCTCACCCGGGAAGATCTAAAACGGTTGTGGATGTGGTACAACGACAGAAGCGTGAGGTCGTACCTCTCTTTCCCCGGGGAGGTCTACTTCTACGAAGATGAGCTTGAGTGGTATGAGGCACTGCGGCGGGGGAAAAAGCGTGAGAAAGTGTTTACCATCCTGGAACGGAGCAGTAAAGGGCTCACCGGGGTTGTGGGCCTTCACGGCATCGACCACGAGAATGGCCGTGCGGAAGTTGGATACTTCCTCTCACCGGAATACTGGGGAAGGGGCTACGCGACTGAAGCAGTTGCACTCGCCCTGAGGTACGCTTTTGAGTGGCTCAACCTGAGGAAGGTCTACGCCCACGTCTTCGAGACGAACCTGGCCTCAATAAGGGTCTTGGAAAAGAACGGTTTTAATCTAGTCGGAAGGTGGAGGAAACATCAATACGTGCCGGGGGAAGGCTTTGTCGACGTTCTCATGTACGAGAGGTTCCGTAGTGGCGTTTGA